In the genome of uncultured Flavobacterium sp., the window ATCGTGGCCGATATGCAGCCTTATCGCACTCGAAAAGTTAGAATTTTAAATGGAGTACACACTGTAATGGTTCCGTTCTCCTTGCTTTGTGGAAACGAAACCGTAAAAGAAACTCTTGATAATGCCTTTACGGGTGATTTTATAAACAAAGTGATTTTTGATGAAATTAACGAAACCTTGAATATAGATAAAGCGGAATTAAGAAGTTTCGCTGAAGAAATATTAGATCGTTTTAGAAATCCTTTTATTAAACATTTATTATCATCGATTGCCTTAAATTCCATTTCTAAATTCAAAGTTCGTGTATTGCCAAGTTTAACAGGATATGTTGCGATTCACCACAAACTTCCGGTTCATTTAACGTTTGCTTTTGCGACTCTAATTCGTTTCTATAAAGGAACATGGAAAGGGGAGACTTTACCGGTTAATGACAGCGAGGATATTGTTACTTTTTTCAGCGAACTTTGGAAATCTGAAGATTATACTAAAATAGCGCAACTTACTTTGCAAAATAAAAACTTTTGGGATGAAGATTTAAGCTTAATTCCTTCATTAACAGAAGCTATTGCAATAGCATTAGAAGAAATTGATACAAATGGTGTAGAGCAAGGTTTTGTCAATTTTCAAAAACAAATTTTTCCTTTCTTTTCTACCATATAAGTTATATAAGTTCATTTAACAATGAGTTTTTTTTACCATTAAGAAATAAGCACAAAACTTAAATTTCCTTATATAACTTATATGGTAAAAAAATATATGATTTAAAAGCTTTAAAAGTTAGTTTTAGACGAAGATTTACGAATGTGTAATTCCGGTGAAAGAACTACCTTTTTTTCGATTTTAATGGTGTTGGTTTTGTCCACTTGCTCTAAGAAAACGCGTGCAGACATTTTGCCCATTTCAAGTGGTGACTGATCAACAGAAGTTATGGATAATTCCATGAATTTGGTAAAAGGCTCATTACTAAAACCTGCTACACAAAACTCGTTTGGAATACTGATATTTCGTTCTTTTAATTCCTGAATGGCACCTAAAGCTGCAAAATCACTCGAAGAAAATAAAGCATCAGGAGGCGTTTCTAAATGTAATAAAGTATCGATCGCTTCTTTTCCGGCTTCAACACTACTTTTGGTGCGAATAACGTATTCTTCTTTAAAAGTTATTCCGTTATCTAATAAAGCCTGTTTGTATCCTAAAAAACGATTTTTGAAAATTTCAAGAGACTGATCTCCGGAAAAATGAGCAATATATCTGCAACCTTCATCAATAAGATGTTTTGTTGTAATGTATCCGCCTTTAAAGTCATTGATTGTTACAGAGCTTACACCATCAATATGTTTGCTTCTGTCAAAAAAGATTAAAGGAACATTTTTCTCTAAAACATTCTGAAAAGCGCTATCATTTTCGTTAGTCACATCAGTAACCGACATAATAATACCATCTACTTGCGCATCTATTAAGGCATATAAATTTTCATTTTCTCTTTTTGGATCTTCATGAGTTTGACAAATAATAACCTTATAACCATGTGGATGTAATTCTTCTTCGACACCTCTAATTACCGAAGCAAAGAAGTTACTATCAATACGCGGTACAATTACACCTATATTATTACTACGGCCACTTTTTAAAGCTAATGCCAGTTTGTTTTGCTTGTAGTTCATTGCTGCAGCGGTTTTGAGTACCAGCTCACGAGTACTTTCTTTAATCTTCGGGTTGTTGTTTAAAGCCCTTGAAACAGTAGCAGCAGTGATATTTAATTTTTCAGCAATATCATAAATGGTTGTTTTTTCGCTCATTCAAGAAGTGTTTCAGATTAATTACCAGACAAAAATACACTTTTTTATTATCAGCTATAAATTGTTATCGATTACATAATAAAGCATGCTCTGAAAATGGTGGCGGAAAAGTAGTGGTTCCTAATGGTAAATATTTTCTTTTATTTAAGAATGCTTCCTTTTTTGGTTAACGTTTTTTTTATAAAATCCTGTGATGGTTTTCTTTTAAAGAGCGTATAGTATTTAGAGCAAAAATAACTTAGTTTGCTATAATTTAGTTCGTAGATAATTGCAGTCAATGTTTCGTAATCACCACTTCGCAGTAATTTATTGGCATGGATCATTTTTTCTTTTATAAAGAGATTGTTTGGAGTATCATGAAAACGCTTTTTAAAAACCATTTTATATTTTGAAGATGACATTCCTGCCATTTTAGATAAAAAGGGTACTGATGGAAAAGGATTATTTAGGTTCTGTAAAAGATACATTTGTGTTTTTGTAACAGCTTGTATTTCGGCATCAGAAAATTCATTTTTCTCAGTAGTTGAATTTTCATGTCTGTTTAAAAAATTACCTAACAATTTTAATGAAACACCTTTTAAATATGGATCAAACGATGCATCAAAGATTGATTTATCCATTATTGATTTAATTAATAAAATACTGTTACTATCTATTGTATCATGGTAATAAAGAGACTTTTTAGGTGCCTTAATTTTTCTGATGCCATATTCTCCATCTGGATGATTTTTAATCAATTGCTTCAGTAATTTTTTGTCAACAAGGATACGTAAGGCAACCGTTCGGTCACCTACTCCGGGTTTAAAAGAGCTTTCAGTCTGATTGTCTATTACAGCAAGGCTTAAATGATCGGTTGAACCAATTTCATAATCAACATTATCAATTTTGAGGATATTAACATGTTGACTCAAATCAAAATGGAATATATAGAGCTCATTTTCAGATTGCAGTCTATTAATGACTATAGGTTCATTTAATACAAAATCCATAAATAATGCCGAGATTCCAGGTGTGATCTGAGTAAAAAACGAGTTTCCAGAACCAAGGGCTTCCGGAATATGGATAATTTTATTATTGATAAGTTTTCCATCCATCTTTTTAACTAGCTCATGCTGCCATTCTGGAGTTAAACTATAGAAATGAGTAAAGTTCTTCATAAAATTAGGAGTGGTGTTTAGA includes:
- a CDS encoding LacI family DNA-binding transcriptional regulator, whose translation is MSEKTTIYDIAEKLNITAATVSRALNNNPKIKESTRELVLKTAAAMNYKQNKLALALKSGRSNNIGVIVPRIDSNFFASVIRGVEEELHPHGYKVIICQTHEDPKRENENLYALIDAQVDGIIMSVTDVTNENDSAFQNVLEKNVPLIFFDRSKHIDGVSSVTINDFKGGYITTKHLIDEGCRYIAHFSGDQSLEIFKNRFLGYKQALLDNGITFKEEYVIRTKSSVEAGKEAIDTLLHLETPPDALFSSSDFAALGAIQELKERNISIPNEFCVAGFSNEPFTKFMELSITSVDQSPLEMGKMSARVFLEQVDKTNTIKIEKKVVLSPELHIRKSSSKTNF
- a CDS encoding AraC family transcriptional regulator produces the protein MKNFTHFYSLTPEWQHELVKKMDGKLINNKIIHIPEALGSGNSFFTQITPGISALFMDFVLNEPIVINRLQSENELYIFHFDLSQHVNILKIDNVDYEIGSTDHLSLAVIDNQTESSFKPGVGDRTVALRILVDKKLLKQLIKNHPDGEYGIRKIKAPKKSLYYHDTIDSNSILLIKSIMDKSIFDASFDPYLKGVSLKLLGNFLNRHENSTTEKNEFSDAEIQAVTKTQMYLLQNLNNPFPSVPFLSKMAGMSSSKYKMVFKKRFHDTPNNLFIKEKMIHANKLLRSGDYETLTAIIYELNYSKLSYFCSKYYTLFKRKPSQDFIKKTLTKKGSILK